From a single bacterium genomic region:
- the smpB gene encoding SsrA-binding protein SmpB produces MPSPYNRVVKAIATNRKALRDYEVFEKLEAGIELFGTEVKSLRAGNVSLDEGYAAVEGGEVFLVGVTIAPYAQGNIFNRDPKRRRRLLLHKEEIQRLFGRTTLRGFTLIPLSIYFSSRGIAKVEIALCRGRKQYDRREELRQKADERDARSYGGEAARSERVRVR; encoded by the coding sequence ATGCCGTCCCCCTATAATCGAGTAGTGAAGGCCATCGCCACAAACCGCAAGGCTCTCCGCGACTATGAGGTATTCGAGAAGCTCGAGGCCGGAATCGAGCTCTTCGGCACCGAGGTCAAGTCGCTGCGGGCAGGCAACGTCTCTCTCGACGAAGGCTACGCCGCAGTCGAGGGCGGCGAGGTGTTCCTGGTCGGGGTAACGATTGCACCCTATGCGCAAGGAAACATCTTCAACCGCGACCCGAAGCGGCGCCGCCGGCTGCTGCTGCACAAGGAGGAAATCCAGCGGCTGTTCGGCCGTACCACCCTGCGGGGTTTCACGTTGATACCGCTGAGCATCTACTTCAGCAGCCGGGGCATCGCCAAGGTCGAAATCGCCTTGTGCCGAGGCCGAAAGCAATACGATCGGCGCGAGGAGCTGCGCCAGAAGGCAGACGAGCGCGACGCTCGTTCCTACGGCGGCGAGGCGGCCCGTTCCGAGAGAGTGCGGGTCCGGTGA
- the murI gene encoding glutamate racemase, which yields MEVSIKKPVQQSPDASAPIGVFDSGIGGLTVVRALRRRLPGESIVYFGDPARFPYGTKSADTILRFAAEDAAFLLSRGVKMVIVACHSASSSALPELERTLPVPVLGVVEPGARAAVRTTKTNRIAVIGTSATIASGAYEQAIRRLRRNVEIIAKPTPLFVPLAEEGWLDNDVAEAVARRYLEGMADEGVDTLLLGCTHFPLLAHVISRVLGPKVGLVDSAEETAVSAEELLAGHEMLSPGGSARHRFYLSDLAPNFQTVGERFLGEPMGEVVRASVGEASEENDDA from the coding sequence CTGGAGGTAAGTATAAAGAAGCCAGTTCAGCAAAGCCCTGACGCCAGCGCGCCGATCGGGGTTTTCGATTCCGGTATCGGCGGATTGACCGTGGTTCGGGCGCTGCGGAGGCGCCTGCCCGGCGAGAGTATTGTCTATTTCGGAGACCCGGCGCGGTTCCCGTACGGGACCAAGTCGGCCGACACCATCCTTCGGTTTGCGGCGGAGGACGCCGCCTTTCTGCTCAGCCGCGGGGTCAAGATGGTGATCGTCGCGTGCCACTCGGCCTCGTCGTCGGCGTTGCCCGAGCTGGAACGGACTCTGCCGGTCCCGGTGTTGGGCGTGGTCGAACCCGGGGCGCGGGCGGCAGTGCGCACAACGAAGACGAACCGCATCGCCGTAATCGGCACCAGCGCGACCATCGCCTCCGGGGCATACGAACAGGCGATACGGCGCCTGCGGCGGAACGTCGAGATCATCGCCAAGCCCACGCCGCTGTTCGTGCCCCTGGCCGAGGAGGGATGGCTCGACAACGACGTGGCGGAGGCGGTGGCGCGACGCTACCTCGAGGGAATGGCGGACGAGGGCGTGGATACCTTGTTGCTGGGCTGCACCCATTTTCCCCTGCTCGCGCATGTCATCAGCCGCGTCCTCGGCCCCAAGGTCGGGCTCGTCGATTCGGCGGAGGAGACTGCCGTCTCGGCCGAAGAGCTGCTCGCCGGGCACGAAATGCTGAGCCCGGGCGGGTCGGCGCGCCATCGATTCTACTTGTCCGACCTGGCGCCGAATTTCCAGACCGTAGGTGAACGTTTCCTCGGCGAACCGATGGGCGAGGTCGTGCGTGCATCGGTCGGCGAAGCATCGGAGGAGAACGATGACGCGTGA
- a CDS encoding YitT family protein, whose product MNRRLLREVGQSAYIVIGSAVVALSYNLFLIPHHIVPGGAGGIAMILNYFFAVPVGLTILVLNIPLFVLGMKTLGRAYAVKSILGIAFSSLLIDGFTYILHLGPATDNKILACIFGGITLGAGLGLVFRGGGSTGGSDIVGMVLNRYTNLSTGTAILAVDFVVITAAGFCFGQFELALYGYLNLYLQTRAIDLVLEGLSYTRALFIISDSADAIARAITSRMNRGATVLAATGAYSQERKDMVFSVMAKREIARAREIVRETDPRAFVVITDVYEVLGEGFKPRT is encoded by the coding sequence GTGAACCGTCGTCTACTGCGCGAAGTCGGGCAGAGCGCATACATCGTCATCGGCTCGGCCGTCGTGGCCCTGTCCTACAACCTGTTCCTGATACCGCATCACATCGTGCCGGGCGGTGCAGGCGGAATCGCGATGATTCTGAACTACTTCTTCGCCGTGCCGGTCGGCCTCACCATCCTCGTTCTCAACATCCCGCTGTTTGTGCTCGGTATGAAGACGCTGGGTCGGGCCTACGCCGTCAAGTCCATCCTGGGCATCGCCTTTTCGTCGCTGCTGATTGACGGTTTCACGTACATCCTGCATCTTGGACCGGCAACCGACAACAAGATTCTGGCATGCATCTTCGGGGGCATAACGCTGGGCGCGGGACTCGGGCTTGTCTTCCGCGGCGGTGGCTCAACCGGCGGCTCGGACATCGTCGGGATGGTGCTCAACCGCTACACCAACCTCTCGACCGGCACCGCGATCCTGGCGGTGGACTTCGTGGTGATAACTGCTGCCGGTTTCTGCTTCGGCCAGTTTGAGCTGGCGCTCTACGGCTATCTTAACCTGTACCTCCAGACTCGTGCCATCGACCTCGTGCTGGAAGGCCTGAGCTACACCCGCGCGCTCTTCATCATCTCCGATTCCGCCGACGCCATCGCCCGGGCGATTACGAGCCGGATGAATCGAGGAGCCACGGTATTGGCCGCGACCGGCGCTTACAGCCAGGAGAGAAAAGACATGGTGTTCTCGGTAATGGCGAAGCGTGAGATCGCGCGCGCAAGAGAGATAGTCCGGGAAACCGACCCCCGCGCCTTTGTCGTCATAACCGACGTCTACGAAGTTCTCGGTGAGGGTTTCAAACCCCGGACCTGA
- a CDS encoding RluA family pseudouridine synthase: protein MFDDPSDADDGASPPAKRFHRIASERLWGKRLDQYLIQSGLGVSRTRAARLIDDGKVLVNDRPSKPSYRVKPGDEISATFEPEPEITLQPQKMDLNIVYEDEDMLVLDKPAGIVVHPARGNRDGTLVNALLYHCKSLPLRQDSLIRPGVVHRLDKQTTGLLMFAKTDEALRSLGYQIEHRTVVREYACFAWGDFEADEGTVDAPIGRHAIDRTRMAVTPFAARTAVTNYEVFRRYGICTYLRVRLKTGRTHQIRVHMQHIGHPVVGDPEYGGRSVTTVTERDQMTCFRDMLAIIKRQALHAARLGISHPRTRKYIEFSSSLPADMERLLLYLEAHARP, encoded by the coding sequence GTGTTTGACGACCCGTCCGATGCCGACGACGGCGCGTCTCCTCCTGCCAAGCGATTCCATCGGATAGCCTCTGAGCGGCTCTGGGGCAAGCGGCTGGACCAATACCTGATCCAGTCGGGCCTCGGAGTTTCCCGCACGCGGGCCGCGCGTTTGATCGACGACGGGAAGGTGCTGGTCAACGACCGACCCTCGAAGCCGAGCTACCGCGTGAAGCCGGGAGACGAGATCAGCGCCACCTTCGAGCCGGAGCCGGAAATAACGCTCCAGCCCCAGAAGATGGATCTGAACATCGTCTATGAGGACGAGGACATGCTTGTGCTGGACAAGCCCGCCGGCATCGTCGTGCACCCGGCACGGGGGAACCGGGATGGGACCTTGGTTAACGCTTTACTCTACCACTGCAAGAGCCTGCCATTGCGGCAAGATTCGCTCATCCGGCCAGGCGTCGTGCACCGGCTCGATAAACAGACGACCGGACTTCTGATGTTCGCCAAGACCGACGAGGCGCTGCGTTCGCTCGGTTACCAGATTGAGCACCGGACGGTCGTGCGGGAGTACGCGTGTTTTGCCTGGGGTGATTTCGAGGCGGACGAAGGCACGGTCGACGCGCCCATCGGCAGGCACGCCATCGACCGGACCCGCATGGCGGTCACGCCGTTCGCGGCACGCACGGCGGTGACCAACTACGAGGTGTTCCGCCGCTACGGTATCTGCACGTACCTGCGAGTGCGGCTCAAGACCGGCCGGACCCACCAGATACGCGTGCACATGCAGCACATCGGCCATCCGGTCGTGGGCGACCCGGAGTACGGCGGGCGCAGCGTCACGACCGTCACGGAGCGCGACCAGATGACCTGCTTCCGCGACATGCTGGCGATCATCAAACGTCAGGCACTCCATGCGGCTCGGCTTGGCATCAGTCACCCGCGTACCCGTAAGTACATCGAATTCTCCTCGTCTCTGCCCGCCGACATGGAGCGTCTGCTGCTCTATCTCGAAGCCCACGCGAGGCCCTGA
- a CDS encoding T9SS type A sorting domain-containing protein — MRYYPATGWTADTVLSSMGLSTNVIPHASIALDANGTDIHVVWTGYNHVKQSYDHVYCQKCVPSSSGNGGWVGTPIDLCTDHTTYAHCEPAVACAPGRVVVTWSVTDEHGYAVGFREFASGTWQNQVQLDGFTTYYLGLASISAASNGDVAVAYYGTQAGQPSYHVYVLRRVGGTWQPREDATTGLPGVHFILPDIDVDPMTGYPHIVCHSYDTVTVPGKRYYHIYHTYRTTSGWQPLELITDPTVRVDCQPSMFFGCDGSAYVVWNRETDGPGIMCMVRSPSGTWGAPSFITNYPGSPGYYDMCSNVTVSSTGNVYAVWMDGRNGPYQIWGRLCTPGSFASSGLDAGTTVTPRGFALDVSPNPFSRGAVVRYSLPAEGNVSIKLYNVSGVLAKTVACGCVLPGSHAVSLDRQGFARGAYILKLESGSGSLARKFVIE, encoded by the coding sequence GTGCGCTACTACCCGGCGACCGGCTGGACGGCTGATACCGTGCTCAGTTCCATGGGTCTCAGCACCAACGTCATACCTCACGCTTCAATAGCGCTCGATGCCAACGGCACCGACATTCATGTAGTGTGGACCGGCTACAACCATGTCAAGCAGAGTTACGATCACGTTTACTGCCAGAAGTGCGTGCCGAGCTCATCGGGCAACGGTGGCTGGGTCGGGACGCCCATCGACCTCTGCACAGACCACACGACGTACGCCCACTGTGAACCGGCAGTGGCCTGCGCGCCAGGACGCGTGGTAGTCACCTGGAGCGTGACAGACGAACACGGCTATGCCGTCGGGTTCCGCGAGTTTGCTTCGGGCACGTGGCAGAATCAGGTTCAACTAGACGGGTTCACTACCTACTACCTGGGGCTGGCTTCGATCTCTGCGGCCAGCAACGGCGACGTGGCGGTTGCGTACTATGGCACACAAGCCGGGCAGCCCAGCTACCATGTATACGTGCTCCGTCGGGTCGGCGGCACCTGGCAACCAAGGGAAGACGCGACGACGGGCCTTCCGGGCGTCCACTTCATCCTTCCCGACATCGACGTCGATCCGATGACCGGTTACCCGCACATCGTCTGTCACAGCTATGATACGGTCACGGTTCCTGGAAAACGCTACTATCATATCTACCACACCTATCGTACCACGAGCGGTTGGCAGCCGCTCGAATTGATAACCGACCCGACAGTCCGCGTCGACTGTCAGCCCAGCATGTTCTTTGGCTGCGACGGTTCGGCCTATGTCGTATGGAATCGTGAGACAGATGGCCCCGGAATCATGTGCATGGTTCGCTCTCCGTCCGGAACCTGGGGAGCGCCGAGCTTCATCACTAACTATCCAGGCTCTCCAGGCTACTATGACATGTGTTCCAATGTTACGGTCTCGTCCACCGGTAACGTCTATGCGGTCTGGATGGACGGAAGGAATGGCCCCTACCAGATATGGGGCAGGCTTTGCACGCCCGGGAGCTTCGCCTCAAGCGGTCTTGACGCTGGCACGACTGTGACCCCTCGTGGGTTCGCACTCGACGTCTCGCCCAACCCGTTCTCGCGCGGGGCAGTAGTTCGCTACTCCCTGCCTGCGGAGGGCAATGTCTCCATCAAGCTCTACAACGTCAGCGGAGTGCTGGCGAAGACAGTAGCATGCGGCTGCGTGCTGCCGGGCAGCCACGCGGTTAGCCTGGACCGGCAGGGTTTCGCGCGCGGTGCGTACATCCTGAAGCTCGAATCCGGTTCAGGCAGCCTGGCCCGGAAGTTCGTCATTGAGTAG
- the rph gene encoding ribonuclease PH — protein MRPVALELGCLKYAEGSCMATAGNTRVLCAASFEKRVPPFLVGSGQGWVTAEYGLLPRSTHQRTARETERPRSRSQEIKRFLGRSLRAVCNLSALGEQQVIVDCDVIQADGGTRTLALTGGFCALKQAVERMSGRGFVARNPLIEHVAAISVGIVEGEVLLDLDYSEDSRADTDMNLVLTESGRIVEVQATAEHVPFRFEEFSRMYDIAARAIDGLVELQRAGLKAAGV, from the coding sequence ATGCGGCCGGTGGCACTAGAACTTGGATGCCTGAAATACGCCGAGGGTTCGTGCATGGCGACAGCCGGGAACACTCGTGTGTTGTGCGCGGCCTCGTTCGAGAAGCGGGTGCCGCCTTTCCTTGTCGGCAGCGGGCAGGGCTGGGTTACGGCCGAATACGGGCTGCTCCCGCGGTCAACGCACCAGCGGACGGCGCGTGAAACCGAACGTCCGCGCAGCCGCAGCCAGGAGATCAAGCGTTTCCTCGGGCGGTCACTGCGGGCGGTCTGCAACCTGTCGGCGTTGGGCGAGCAGCAGGTGATTGTGGACTGCGACGTGATCCAGGCCGACGGCGGGACGCGCACGCTGGCGCTGACCGGCGGATTCTGCGCGCTGAAGCAGGCAGTTGAGCGGATGAGCGGCCGCGGGTTCGTCGCGCGCAACCCGCTGATTGAGCACGTCGCGGCGATCAGCGTCGGCATCGTCGAAGGGGAGGTTCTGCTCGACCTTGATTATTCCGAGGACTCGCGCGCCGATACCGACATGAATCTGGTCCTGACCGAAAGCGGGCGGATCGTTGAGGTCCAGGCCACGGCCGAACACGTGCCGTTCCGGTTCGAGGAATTCAGCCGGATGTACGACATCGCGGCCCGCGCCATCGACGGGCTGGTCGAGTTGCAGCGTGCCGGGCTGAAAGCAGCCGGTGTTTGA
- a CDS encoding sigma 54-interacting transcriptional regulator, with the protein MSDKTGPNDKVQVLRAQLAEATTPAERVKAKLLLAEELWLCDPAGAKPVLEQVIAEADAAGVPRSGFRAASILSELLRRAGDLDGSGRYAALLLKDADATGDRKDRGCALNLVGLILQERGEFQRARECFDEFLQLSRETGFERGEQSALNQLATIYGLQGELDKALAYYRLCLEASVKSGDNFQRAIHLHNIGWTLEVMGRWNEATEHLYRASQIAEEHNFHEILLACRIVLGELALKRSEYDSAAFTFRQVIDGAREMKHSGQILRDAICGLGCTYFRNGDLARAEETLAEATRLSEATGDRCTLATVGRLRAEVALARGGLDAARDLLAQAERHASDLKLRKEQGEVLRVRALLSATRGETIPALELFTRAENTLEPLGDTFELAQVRLQWGRLLIELQRSGEALPLLQTAARTFRRLSVVAEAEEAGRLLYRLEVSADRDSALLQGLFGLTALGLAPDLLIERALQLLCDNLKFEQGVVLVDGQAIAVRGNPDLAQLPDPRSPLAQTDIALSLPVRQDRRLLGLVWLRRGQPLAARVEPGLLELVSRSLAPELLKLAELKSIESGRAPQIPGLRFRGVVGRNREVLEMLALVPRIAATEVPVLVRGESGSGKEFVARALHESGPRADGPFVTVNCAAVPENLLEAEFFGVEAGAATGVAARPGKFELADKGTIFLDEIADMSPALQARLLRVIEDTTVTRVGGSSETLVDVRVVAATNMDLDLRERQGLFRRDLLYRLNAVQFILPPLRLRREDLPALTNYFIAHTAQEHGRAVRRASDAVMALFAEYPWPGNIRQLQHVIERAVILASDDAIEIADLPPELRQALLVSPTQPVAATRDERRRLADAAEHAMLLEALEQAKGNATEAARLSGYSRAQFYRLLRKHHIRD; encoded by the coding sequence ATGAGTGATAAGACCGGCCCCAACGACAAGGTCCAGGTGTTGCGTGCGCAGTTGGCAGAAGCGACGACGCCGGCAGAGCGCGTCAAGGCTAAGCTGCTGCTTGCGGAGGAACTCTGGCTCTGCGACCCGGCTGGCGCCAAGCCGGTGCTGGAACAGGTGATCGCAGAGGCCGATGCTGCCGGCGTGCCCAGGTCCGGGTTTAGGGCCGCGTCCATCCTCAGCGAACTGCTACGCCGGGCCGGCGACCTCGACGGGAGCGGACGCTACGCGGCACTGCTGCTCAAGGACGCTGACGCCACCGGCGACCGGAAAGACCGCGGGTGCGCGCTCAACCTTGTCGGGCTGATACTCCAGGAACGCGGGGAGTTTCAACGCGCGCGGGAGTGCTTCGACGAATTCCTGCAGCTGAGCCGGGAAACCGGGTTTGAGCGAGGAGAGCAGTCAGCCTTGAATCAGCTTGCCACCATCTATGGCCTGCAAGGCGAATTGGACAAGGCTCTGGCGTACTACCGTCTGTGTCTGGAGGCGAGCGTAAAGTCCGGCGACAATTTCCAACGTGCGATTCACTTACACAACATCGGCTGGACTCTGGAGGTGATGGGCCGCTGGAACGAGGCGACCGAGCACTTATACCGCGCCAGCCAAATCGCCGAGGAACATAACTTCCATGAAATCTTGTTGGCCTGTCGGATAGTCCTGGGTGAGCTGGCCCTGAAGCGATCAGAGTACGACAGCGCTGCGTTTACGTTCCGCCAGGTCATCGACGGGGCGCGTGAGATGAAGCACTCCGGGCAGATTCTAAGGGATGCTATCTGCGGTCTGGGTTGCACATATTTCCGGAACGGAGACCTGGCTCGGGCTGAAGAGACACTGGCGGAGGCAACACGACTGAGCGAGGCAACGGGTGACCGCTGCACGCTTGCGACTGTCGGCCGCCTGCGGGCCGAGGTGGCGCTGGCCCGGGGAGGGCTCGACGCGGCCCGCGACCTGCTGGCGCAGGCAGAGCGCCACGCATCGGACCTGAAGCTGCGTAAGGAACAAGGCGAGGTTCTGCGCGTGAGGGCGCTGCTTTCCGCGACCCGCGGTGAAACGATCCCTGCCCTGGAACTGTTCACGCGGGCCGAGAATACGCTCGAACCGCTCGGCGACACCTTCGAACTCGCCCAGGTCCGGCTGCAGTGGGGCCGCTTGCTTATTGAACTCCAGCGTTCGGGAGAGGCCCTGCCCCTGTTGCAGACAGCAGCCCGGACGTTCCGCCGGCTCTCGGTCGTGGCCGAAGCCGAAGAGGCGGGCCGACTGTTGTACCGGCTCGAGGTAAGCGCCGACCGCGACTCTGCCCTGCTCCAGGGGCTGTTCGGCCTCACCGCCCTTGGCCTTGCCCCGGACCTCCTTATCGAACGCGCGCTTCAGCTTCTCTGCGACAATCTGAAGTTCGAGCAGGGCGTTGTGCTCGTGGACGGCCAGGCAATCGCGGTGAGAGGCAACCCGGACTTAGCTCAACTGCCTGATCCTCGCTCGCCCCTGGCCCAGACCGACATTGCCCTGTCTCTGCCGGTCAGGCAGGACCGCCGTCTCCTTGGTCTAGTCTGGCTCCGTCGCGGTCAGCCGCTGGCGGCCCGGGTCGAGCCCGGGCTGCTCGAACTCGTGTCGCGTTCGCTCGCGCCGGAGCTCCTGAAGCTGGCAGAACTGAAGAGCATCGAGTCGGGCCGCGCTCCGCAGATTCCCGGCCTCCGTTTTCGTGGGGTCGTGGGCCGTAACCGCGAAGTGCTGGAGATGCTCGCTCTCGTTCCCCGCATTGCCGCAACCGAGGTGCCGGTGCTGGTTCGCGGCGAGAGCGGTTCGGGCAAGGAGTTCGTCGCCCGCGCCCTGCACGAGTCGGGCCCTCGTGCCGATGGACCGTTCGTCACGGTCAACTGCGCGGCCGTTCCCGAGAACCTGCTCGAAGCCGAGTTCTTCGGGGTTGAAGCAGGCGCGGCCACCGGAGTTGCGGCCCGGCCCGGTAAGTTCGAGCTGGCCGACAAAGGGACCATCTTCCTTGACGAAATCGCGGACATGAGCCCGGCCCTGCAGGCGAGGCTGCTGCGGGTCATCGAAGACACGACAGTGACGCGCGTCGGTGGGTCAAGTGAGACGCTGGTCGACGTCCGGGTAGTTGCCGCCACCAACATGGACTTGGACCTCCGCGAACGCCAGGGCCTGTTCCGCCGCGACCTCCTCTACCGTCTTAATGCCGTGCAGTTCATCCTGCCTCCGTTGCGCCTTCGCCGCGAAGACCTGCCGGCCCTTACCAACTATTTCATCGCCCATACCGCGCAGGAACACGGCCGCGCCGTGCGCCGGGCGAGCGACGCGGTCATGGCCCTGTTCGCCGAGTATCCCTGGCCTGGGAACATCCGTCAACTCCAGCACGTAATCGAACGGGCGGTGATACTTGCCTCCGACGACGCTATCGAGATTGCCGACCTTCCTCCTGAACTTCGACAGGCACTTCTGGTATCACCGACGCAACCAGTCGCGGCCACGCGCGATGAGCGGCGCAGGCTCGCTGACGCAGCCGAACACGCTATGCTACTCGAAGCTCTCGAACAAGCCAAAGGCAACGCGACCGAGGCAGCCAGGCTTAGCGGATACAGTCGGGCCCAGTTCTATCGCCTGCTCCGTAAACATCACATAAGAGACTAA
- a CDS encoding nitrilase-related carbon-nitrogen hydrolase — translation MRVGLMQFAPQRGDVGANLDRIGRALAGVRADLIVLPELCTSGYLFASRADIARLAEPVPGGSTCATMAVFSRERETAIVWGMAESAGGSIYNSAIMVTPHGEFHVYRKAHLFADEKDIFDPGDSPFPVVDLCLPSRSGRGNGEVTKVGMLVCFDHFFPEAARSLALHGAQIVCHPSNLVMEYAHTNTVTRAVENRVFWILANRTGSETLDEKTLAFNGASQIVAPDGKLLARAGPDTEEVVIVDIDPARALDKMVTPRNDLFHDRRTDLYSV, via the coding sequence ATGCGCGTCGGACTGATGCAGTTTGCCCCGCAGCGAGGCGATGTCGGGGCGAATCTCGACCGCATCGGCCGGGCTCTGGCCGGTGTCCGGGCCGACCTTATCGTCCTGCCCGAGCTCTGCACTTCCGGCTATCTCTTCGCGTCGCGGGCCGACATTGCCCGACTCGCCGAACCGGTGCCGGGCGGCTCCACCTGCGCAACCATGGCTGTGTTCAGCCGGGAACGAGAGACCGCCATTGTCTGGGGCATGGCCGAGTCTGCGGGTGGGAGTATCTACAACTCGGCGATCATGGTCACGCCGCACGGGGAGTTCCACGTCTATCGCAAGGCCCATCTCTTCGCTGACGAGAAGGACATCTTCGACCCGGGTGACTCCCCCTTCCCGGTCGTCGACCTTTGCTTACCCTCTCGCTCTGGGAGAGGGAATGGTGAGGTCACGAAGGTCGGCATGCTCGTCTGCTTCGACCACTTCTTCCCCGAGGCCGCCCGGTCTCTCGCTCTGCACGGGGCTCAGATTGTCTGCCACCCATCCAACCTCGTGATGGAATACGCCCACACCAACACCGTCACTCGGGCAGTTGAGAACCGCGTCTTCTGGATACTGGCGAATCGCACGGGATCGGAGACCCTCGACGAGAAGACCCTGGCTTTCAACGGCGCGAGCCAGATTGTCGCTCCGGACGGCAAGCTGCTCGCTCGGGCCGGTCCGGATACGGAAGAAGTCGTCATCGTCGATATCGATCCCGCCCGTGCCCTGGACAAGATGGTCACGCCCCGCAACGATCTCTTCCACGACCGCCGCACCGACCTCTACTCAGTGTAG
- a CDS encoding N-acetylmuramoyl-L-alanine amidase, which produces MRRGLILWAVAAALLHFTAGPALARTVEIGGAPVETRVKGSVECVPLSAVAATLGGRYWQVGNRFVVVIPGDSTRPGREFVLKPDSTGALCDSRRVVLPAAPVLDSNRLYLPLVALADMFPSTGVPKLQTIESVRQGDTVIFTLKGQCRPGERLVGFGDSPSSFEYRLAIGARCDSTLGQQVALLSLTPPGILKAVTLDSGAGVSLDFSFQKSAAERLEVLADRVALRVWPRPERTFKRIVLDPGHGGQDPGALGRRGTREKVVVLDVALRLKKKLEKQGYEVILARDSDRYVSLADRTKCGNSHKANLFVSIHANWSANRAACGLETYFLSQAKTDWERAVAARENASFQAGDSGSGANPGDDVGMILADLAQNEYLVESQDLAAKIQEATVSYARIKDRGVRQANFYVLRNSFMPAVLVECGFLTNRSEEKLLRQDEHRERLAEGISRGIAEFAKLYSPKAGDSIPGGKYKEASSAKP; this is translated from the coding sequence GTGAGGCGCGGGCTGATTCTCTGGGCGGTCGCGGCCGCGTTGCTTCACTTCACGGCTGGGCCGGCTCTTGCGCGCACAGTTGAAATCGGCGGGGCACCGGTCGAAACCCGAGTGAAGGGTAGCGTCGAGTGCGTTCCGTTGTCTGCCGTGGCCGCGACTTTGGGTGGCAGGTACTGGCAGGTAGGCAACAGATTCGTGGTCGTGATCCCCGGTGATTCGACCAGGCCGGGCAGGGAATTTGTGCTCAAGCCGGACAGCACCGGCGCGCTGTGCGACAGTCGTCGGGTCGTCCTGCCCGCGGCACCGGTTCTCGACAGCAACCGGCTGTATCTGCCGCTGGTAGCCCTGGCTGACATGTTTCCCAGCACTGGTGTGCCGAAGCTGCAGACCATTGAGTCGGTCCGACAGGGCGACACGGTGATATTCACGCTTAAGGGGCAGTGCCGCCCGGGCGAGAGGTTGGTCGGATTCGGGGATTCACCATCGAGCTTCGAATACCGGCTTGCCATTGGCGCACGCTGTGACTCCACGCTGGGCCAGCAGGTCGCACTTCTCTCTTTGACGCCGCCCGGAATTCTGAAGGCGGTCACTCTGGACAGCGGTGCCGGGGTGAGTTTGGACTTCAGCTTCCAGAAGTCTGCGGCGGAGCGGCTTGAAGTCCTGGCGGATCGTGTGGCGCTGCGGGTGTGGCCGAGACCCGAGCGTACCTTCAAACGGATCGTGCTCGACCCCGGGCACGGTGGTCAGGACCCAGGAGCTCTGGGCCGGCGCGGGACGCGTGAGAAAGTGGTCGTTCTGGACGTGGCACTGCGCCTGAAGAAGAAACTTGAGAAGCAGGGCTACGAGGTGATTCTTGCCCGCGACTCGGACCGCTACGTCTCGCTCGCCGACCGCACCAAGTGCGGCAATAGCCACAAGGCAAATCTGTTCGTCAGCATCCACGCGAACTGGTCCGCAAACCGCGCGGCCTGCGGACTTGAGACCTACTTTCTGTCTCAGGCCAAGACCGACTGGGAGAGAGCGGTGGCCGCGCGCGAGAACGCCTCTTTCCAGGCGGGCGATTCCGGTTCCGGCGCCAATCCCGGCGACGATGTCGGAATGATACTTGCCGATCTCGCCCAGAATGAGTACCTGGTCGAATCCCAGGACTTGGCCGCAAAGATTCAGGAGGCGACCGTCTCCTACGCGAGGATCAAGGACCGCGGAGTGCGGCAGGCGAATTTCTACGTGCTGCGCAACAGCTTCATGCCGGCGGTGCTGGTTGAATGCGGATTCCTGACCAACCGGAGCGAAGAGAAGCTGCTGCGCCAGGACGAGCACCGCGAGCGGCTGGCCGAAGGCATCAGTCGAGGCATTGCCGAGTTCGCAAAGCTGTACAGCCCGAAGGCGGGCGACTCGATTCCTGGAGGTAAGTATAAAGAAGCCAGTTCAGCAAAGCCCTGA